In Carassius gibelio isolate Cgi1373 ecotype wild population from Czech Republic chromosome B2, carGib1.2-hapl.c, whole genome shotgun sequence, a single genomic region encodes these proteins:
- the LOC127950501 gene encoding extended synaptotagmin-2-like isoform X2, with protein sequence MSASVNGVEPKPVPAASLNGPGSVPPSPTDVKTPESVLPDEEPQSTVTDATQMGIKFAKTFLLIFPIYVLGYLEFSFSWVLIALAALFWLRRNQSSRFAPVNRALAFLEQEERAVRQSVRSSELPPWVHFPDVERVEWLNKTVHQMWPYICQFVDKIFRETIEPAVQGANAHLSTFTFSKIDMGNKPLRVDGVKVYTENVDKRQIIMDLQISFVGNTEIDVDIKKYYCRAGIKSIQLNGVLRVIMEPLLGDMPLIGALSVFFLKKPFLDINWTGLTNMLDIPGINGLCDSVIQDIIYSFLVLPNKITIPLVDDAQISRLRFPMPKSILRIHFLEAQDIIGKDKFLGGLIKGKSDPYGVIKLGNQLFRSKIIKETVNPKWNEVYEVFVYDHPGQNVEIELYDEDHDKDDYLGSLTINVDELEKEQKVDEWFVLDDVATGKLHLKIEWLSLLPTPDKLDEVLSSIKADKGQANDGLSSALLLVHLDSAKNLPSSKNVTSVPSPFVQFTVGHKSFESKTRYKTTEPLWEEVFTFLIHNPKCQELEVEVKDAKHECSLGTFSFLLSKLLQEDQMTISQRFPLRNSGPGSTIKMKMALRILSMDKLAVSGQPSSVQIRRPSEIPNASPQRPNVSEPIPVPKTQPQTPSPRTQPSPRVEPLIDSRPFEDSPTRLANSGRSTSNLAISGSELHLNSKEPTPSIASDISNPSTTQELQKTIQQIQQNGASPGFAPLGEVQLTIRHSSQRNKLIVVVHGCRNLISCTENGSDPYVRLYLLPDKRRSGRRKTSTIKKTVNPVYDQTFEFSVSLVELHRRTLDVAVKNGGGILSKHRGLLGKVLVDLTFEDISKSSTQWYELSVDGLRRQSP encoded by the exons ATGAGTGCGTCAGTGAACGGAGTGGAACCAAAACCCGTTCCGGCGGCCAGTCTGAACGGACCGGGTTCTGTTCCTCCAAGCCCCACCGATGTCAAAACACCCGAGTCGGTGCTACCGGACGAGGAGCCGCAGTCCACGGTGACAGACGCCACGCAGATGGGGATTAAGTTCGCCAAGACATTCCTGCTGATTTTCCCCATATACGTGCTGGGATATCTGGAGTTCAGCTTTAGCTGGGTCCTCATCGCCCTGGCCGCGCTGTTCTGGCTCAGACGGAACCAGAGCAGCAGATTCGCTCCGGTGAACCGGGCGCTGGCGTTTCTGGAGCAAGAGGAGCGAGCGGTGCGTCAGAGCGTCCGGAGCTCAGAGCTGCCGCCCTGG gttCATTTTCCAGATGTGGAGAGAGTGGAGTGGCtcaacaag actgTACATCAGATGTGGCCATATATTTGTCAGTTTGTAGATAAAATCTTCAGAGAGACCATTGAACCGGCAGTACAGGGAGCCAATGCACACCTTAGTACTTTCACCTTCTCCAAGATAGACATGGGGAACAAG CCCCTCAGGGTGGATGGAGTGAAAGTTTATACAGAGAATGTAGATAAGCGACAGATTATTATGGATCTACAGATCAG CTTTGTCGGAAACACTGAAATCGATGTGGATATTAAGAAATACTATTGCCGTGCAGGAATCAAGAGCATACAG CTTAATGGTGTGTTGAGAGTCATCATGGAGCCATTGCTAGGAGATATGCCACTGATTGGTGCACTGTCTGTGTTCTTCCTCAAGAAACCT TTTCTGGATATAAACTGGACAGGTCTTACTAATATGCTGGACATCCCTGGAATAAA TGGTCTGTGTGACAGCGTTATCCAGGATATCATATACAGTTTTCTCGTGCTGCCAAACAAAATCACTATTCCACTTGTAGATGATGCACAGATTTCTAGACTCCGCTTCCCAATGCCAAAG agTATTCTGCGGATTCACTTTCTGGAGGCACAGGACATTATAGGGAAGGACAAGTTTCTGGGTGGCCTGATAAAAGGAAAGTCAGACCCGTATGGTGTCATTAAGCTGGGCAATCAGCTCTTCAGATCCAAAATCATCAAAGAGACAGTTAATCCTAAATGGAACGAAGTTTACGAG gTATTTGTGTACGATCACCCAGGACAGAATGTGGAGATAGAGCTTTATGATGAGGACCATGATAAGGATGATTATTTGGGAAG CCTTACCATCAACGTAGATGAACTAGAGAAGGAACAGAAAGTAGATGAG tgGTTTGTACTTGATGATGTTGCTACAGGAAAGCTTCACCTGAAGATTGAATGGCTTTCTCTTCTCCCTACACCGGATAAACTCGATGAG GTTTTAAGCAGCATTAAAGCAGATAAAGGGCAGGCCAATGATGGACTGTCATCAGCATTACTGTTGGTGCATCTGGACTCAGCCAAAAATCTCCCA TCTAGTAAAAATGTCACCAGTGTGCCCAGTCCATTCGTCCAGTTTACCGTGGGACACAAATCCTTTGAGAGCAAG ACAAGATATAAAACCACCGAGCCGCTATGGGAGGAGGTCTTCACATTCCTGATCCACAATCCAAAGTGTCAAGAACTTGAAGTGGAG gtaaAGGATGCGAAGCACGAGTGTTCCCTAGGGacgttttcttttcttctgtcaAAGCTGCTGCAGGAGGATCAGATGACTATCAGTCAGCGATTCCCACTCAGGAACTCGGGACCCGGCTCCACGATTAAGATGAAGATGGCACTtagg ATTCTCTCTATGGATAAGTTGGCAGTATCAGGTCAGCCGTCCTCAGTTCAGATCCGCCGCCCCAGCGAGATCCCCAACGCCTCTCCTCAGCGGCCCAATGTTTCAGAGCCCATCCCAGTACCCAAAACCCAGCCGCAGACCCCATCACCCAGAACCCAACCCTCCCCGCGAGTGGAGCCCCTAATAGACAGCAGGCCATTTGAGGACTCACCTACCCGTCTGGCTAATTCGGGGCGGAGCACGTCTAACCTGGCCATCTCTGGCTCTGAGCTACACCTAAACAGCAAAGAGCCGACCCCCAGCATAGCATCTGACATCTCTAACCCCAGCACCACCCAGGAGCTCCAGAAGACAATACAACAAATACAACAGAA TGGAGCCTCACCTGGTTTCGCTCCATTGGGTGAAGTTCAGTTAACCATCAGACACAGTTCtcaaagaaacaaactaatcgtCGTGGTGCACGGCTGCAG GAATCTGATCTCTTGTACTGAAAATGGTTCTGATCCATATGTCCGTTTGTATTTGCTGCCTGATAAACGACGCTCTGGACGCAGAAAAACAAGCACGATAAAGAAAACAGTAAATCCGGTCTATGATCAAAC GTTTGAATTCAGCGTGTCACTTGTGGAGTTGCACAGAAGAACTCTAGATGTGGCTGTGAAGAATGGAGGAGGAATTCTGTCAAAACACAGAGGGCTGCTGGGAAAG GTGTTAGTTGACTTGACCTTTGAGGATATATCAAAGAGCTCAACGcaatg gtATGAGCTTTCAGTGGACGGGCTGAGGCGACAATCCCCTTAA
- the LOC127950501 gene encoding extended synaptotagmin-2-A-like isoform X1: MSASVNGVEPKPVPAASLNGPGSVPPSPTDVKTPESVLPDEEPQSTVTDATQMGIKFAKTFLLIFPIYVLGYLEFSFSWVLIALAALFWLRRNQSSRFAPVNRALAFLEQEERAVRQSVRSSELPPWVHFPDVERVEWLNKTVHQMWPYICQFVDKIFRETIEPAVQGANAHLSTFTFSKIDMGNKPLRVDGVKVYTENVDKRQIIMDLQISFVGNTEIDVDIKKYYCRAGIKSIQLNGVLRVIMEPLLGDMPLIGALSVFFLKKPFLDINWTGLTNMLDIPGINGLCDSVIQDIIYSFLVLPNKITIPLVDDAQISRLRFPMPKSILRIHFLEAQDIIGKDKFLGGLIKGKSDPYGVIKLGNQLFRSKIIKETVNPKWNEVYEVFVYDHPGQNVEIELYDEDHDKDDYLGSLTINVDELEKEQKVDEWFVLDDVATGKLHLKIEWLSLLPTPDKLDEVLSSIKADKGQANDGLSSALLLVHLDSAKNLPRNPLEFNNAGLKKGTVNKAIKSSKNVTSVPSPFVQFTVGHKSFESKTRYKTTEPLWEEVFTFLIHNPKCQELEVEVKDAKHECSLGTFSFLLSKLLQEDQMTISQRFPLRNSGPGSTIKMKMALRILSMDKLAVSGQPSSVQIRRPSEIPNASPQRPNVSEPIPVPKTQPQTPSPRTQPSPRVEPLIDSRPFEDSPTRLANSGRSTSNLAISGSELHLNSKEPTPSIASDISNPSTTQELQKTIQQIQQNGASPGFAPLGEVQLTIRHSSQRNKLIVVVHGCRNLISCTENGSDPYVRLYLLPDKRRSGRRKTSTIKKTVNPVYDQTFEFSVSLVELHRRTLDVAVKNGGGILSKHRGLLGKVLVDLTFEDISKSSTQWYELSVDGLRRQSP; the protein is encoded by the exons ATGAGTGCGTCAGTGAACGGAGTGGAACCAAAACCCGTTCCGGCGGCCAGTCTGAACGGACCGGGTTCTGTTCCTCCAAGCCCCACCGATGTCAAAACACCCGAGTCGGTGCTACCGGACGAGGAGCCGCAGTCCACGGTGACAGACGCCACGCAGATGGGGATTAAGTTCGCCAAGACATTCCTGCTGATTTTCCCCATATACGTGCTGGGATATCTGGAGTTCAGCTTTAGCTGGGTCCTCATCGCCCTGGCCGCGCTGTTCTGGCTCAGACGGAACCAGAGCAGCAGATTCGCTCCGGTGAACCGGGCGCTGGCGTTTCTGGAGCAAGAGGAGCGAGCGGTGCGTCAGAGCGTCCGGAGCTCAGAGCTGCCGCCCTGG gttCATTTTCCAGATGTGGAGAGAGTGGAGTGGCtcaacaag actgTACATCAGATGTGGCCATATATTTGTCAGTTTGTAGATAAAATCTTCAGAGAGACCATTGAACCGGCAGTACAGGGAGCCAATGCACACCTTAGTACTTTCACCTTCTCCAAGATAGACATGGGGAACAAG CCCCTCAGGGTGGATGGAGTGAAAGTTTATACAGAGAATGTAGATAAGCGACAGATTATTATGGATCTACAGATCAG CTTTGTCGGAAACACTGAAATCGATGTGGATATTAAGAAATACTATTGCCGTGCAGGAATCAAGAGCATACAG CTTAATGGTGTGTTGAGAGTCATCATGGAGCCATTGCTAGGAGATATGCCACTGATTGGTGCACTGTCTGTGTTCTTCCTCAAGAAACCT TTTCTGGATATAAACTGGACAGGTCTTACTAATATGCTGGACATCCCTGGAATAAA TGGTCTGTGTGACAGCGTTATCCAGGATATCATATACAGTTTTCTCGTGCTGCCAAACAAAATCACTATTCCACTTGTAGATGATGCACAGATTTCTAGACTCCGCTTCCCAATGCCAAAG agTATTCTGCGGATTCACTTTCTGGAGGCACAGGACATTATAGGGAAGGACAAGTTTCTGGGTGGCCTGATAAAAGGAAAGTCAGACCCGTATGGTGTCATTAAGCTGGGCAATCAGCTCTTCAGATCCAAAATCATCAAAGAGACAGTTAATCCTAAATGGAACGAAGTTTACGAG gTATTTGTGTACGATCACCCAGGACAGAATGTGGAGATAGAGCTTTATGATGAGGACCATGATAAGGATGATTATTTGGGAAG CCTTACCATCAACGTAGATGAACTAGAGAAGGAACAGAAAGTAGATGAG tgGTTTGTACTTGATGATGTTGCTACAGGAAAGCTTCACCTGAAGATTGAATGGCTTTCTCTTCTCCCTACACCGGATAAACTCGATGAG GTTTTAAGCAGCATTAAAGCAGATAAAGGGCAGGCCAATGATGGACTGTCATCAGCATTACTGTTGGTGCATCTGGACTCAGCCAAAAATCTCCCA CGCAATCCTTTAGAATTCAACAATGCAGGTCTGAAGAAGGGTACAGTCAATAAAGCCATAAAG TCTAGTAAAAATGTCACCAGTGTGCCCAGTCCATTCGTCCAGTTTACCGTGGGACACAAATCCTTTGAGAGCAAG ACAAGATATAAAACCACCGAGCCGCTATGGGAGGAGGTCTTCACATTCCTGATCCACAATCCAAAGTGTCAAGAACTTGAAGTGGAG gtaaAGGATGCGAAGCACGAGTGTTCCCTAGGGacgttttcttttcttctgtcaAAGCTGCTGCAGGAGGATCAGATGACTATCAGTCAGCGATTCCCACTCAGGAACTCGGGACCCGGCTCCACGATTAAGATGAAGATGGCACTtagg ATTCTCTCTATGGATAAGTTGGCAGTATCAGGTCAGCCGTCCTCAGTTCAGATCCGCCGCCCCAGCGAGATCCCCAACGCCTCTCCTCAGCGGCCCAATGTTTCAGAGCCCATCCCAGTACCCAAAACCCAGCCGCAGACCCCATCACCCAGAACCCAACCCTCCCCGCGAGTGGAGCCCCTAATAGACAGCAGGCCATTTGAGGACTCACCTACCCGTCTGGCTAATTCGGGGCGGAGCACGTCTAACCTGGCCATCTCTGGCTCTGAGCTACACCTAAACAGCAAAGAGCCGACCCCCAGCATAGCATCTGACATCTCTAACCCCAGCACCACCCAGGAGCTCCAGAAGACAATACAACAAATACAACAGAA TGGAGCCTCACCTGGTTTCGCTCCATTGGGTGAAGTTCAGTTAACCATCAGACACAGTTCtcaaagaaacaaactaatcgtCGTGGTGCACGGCTGCAG GAATCTGATCTCTTGTACTGAAAATGGTTCTGATCCATATGTCCGTTTGTATTTGCTGCCTGATAAACGACGCTCTGGACGCAGAAAAACAAGCACGATAAAGAAAACAGTAAATCCGGTCTATGATCAAAC GTTTGAATTCAGCGTGTCACTTGTGGAGTTGCACAGAAGAACTCTAGATGTGGCTGTGAAGAATGGAGGAGGAATTCTGTCAAAACACAGAGGGCTGCTGGGAAAG GTGTTAGTTGACTTGACCTTTGAGGATATATCAAAGAGCTCAACGcaatg gtATGAGCTTTCAGTGGACGGGCTGAGGCGACAATCCCCTTAA